The DNA region AGGCATGCCAATATAACACAGAAAACTTACCGGATAAATTAAcaggaataaaatattaatattttcgtagCTTCTTATTTTTGACATAGAATTTCGATACGttaaagaaatgtatataaaattaaactatTATGAAAACGATTTATAAGTAGcgttaatactatatataatttgtattttataatatattgatgtCAACATAACGTCAAATGTATCGCTCTCTTGCGACatttagtaatataatattacattaatcgTGGCAAATTGTGTTTAATTgtccttattaaaaaaaatagtaaatatttaaaatcttttgaatttatataaatgcataagaatcgagatgttttttttttaatagaaggtatttgtatataaaatgcatAGTATGACattgaaaacattttattcaGTCTGTAAGAAGCATTCTACATGATGATCGTAATAATACGaacagtaataaaaaagaaaaataataataatgaaaacgatgataacgatgatgttgatgttgataaaaatgtaataataattataataatgatactgaTGCCAATGAAAATGGCGATGACTTATGAGTTGATTTGACTTTATCGCGCGATGATGGCGATGACGGgatgacaatgacgatgatgacaatttgatgacgatgacgatgacgacaacgacgacgacgttgatgacgatgacgatgacgatgctgatgacgatgacgatgacgatgataaattactattattatcaaacgataataatagtaataatattattattattagtagaagtagtaatagtagtaatagtagttgcagtaatagtagtaatgaTAGTATTAATccataataattcattcataatAACCATTTGTAATATACAGGTAAACTCTCTTACATGTTGAATTTtcataatacataaattatagaaaatttaccaataaatgaaacattatattttctcaGACTATGAATGTAGTCAATAAATTATTCCTATCTTGACTCTGCTGCAaagatattttgtttcttttgtattcGGCAGCATTGTTGGATTTGAAGAACTACTTTAAAATCACTGTTTACAGTAACGTTTACATTCCTTAAGTCTTTCTGTACATTGATCAATCATATCTATCTACTATGTAGATACAAgaacatataaaaagaattcaatttcaaatagaataaactttatatattttttaaatataatacaacaaGCTGAAGAATTTTACTAAAAAAACCTCAGTattagtaaatatttaaataataaaaaatgacatAGTGATGTAAACGAAACTGTTACAGTTTCATTACTGTAACTCCATATTTCTATTGATTTGAGGTAGTGTATTCAATATAATCCTATTATCTTGCTGCTATATGTTGTGTGCGGATATGTGTCTCAtatgaatatcttttttacacCCATACTCTCTTACTACAAGCCCAAAACATTGACGATTATATTGCTagtatttaaaacaaaacttATTGAATTTATACTATTCTACAAGTCTCccagtttatatttttattgtaaataatatttctttcggcgtaaatatatatatattatatataaatatatatattatatatatatatatatatatatatatatatatatataatatatatatagtttgtgTTGATATGAAAATAGTTGATTGATTGAAACAGACTGTGTATACTATAAATTTGTTCTGGGCTCATAGATCTCTTAGTTGTAAGGGTGCTTAGAAAATTATCGTCTATGCATGGAGTATGAAAAATCCAAATCACGGACAAATCTTGAAACTAATTGCGTTTATACTTTTGTTTCCTTAAAATGTAGAGCAACATTATACATACACTTGCAATCATTCATGCTCACACGCAAGTGTTATAACACAAATTATCTCAAAATTTTTCCGCTATTCGGTATTTCAACTTCATTACCAAATACGACAAGGCTGCTGACATTAGGCTTGCTAGCACTTGTAAATAATGCCCAGCAATTGTGCTATtttgttagttttttttttacatattatttcatgaataatttatcacattttaatcattttcacaGATTAGAAAAGAGGAGGCACATGTAACATCATGCCTTACCAAGATAGCTCAATCTATGAACACttctgtaaaaaatataacatctaTGGATGGTTGAGCTCTTGGTTAGCATATAGCGAATTAACACTCTCAAAGGTAATGCGGACCACTTCTGCAGGAACGAGCAATGGACACTCATACCCAAGCGTGAACTGTGTTAGAAATCTACACAATAttgcatttcttttattttaaaggaGGTTCTcctttaatatgaaaaagtcACCCTGTAATCTCatttagtaatatttaaaaaatggaaCCTATTCAAGCGCAAGAGCTAAATATATCCCGCGATTTGATTGTACAGGTCTTATTCACTATTGCAGAAGTGATTTTCGCTCTAGTCTTCCTTTATTAGTTTGTACTTCGACGTGACATGTTCCCCCTCCTTAAAAACTAAATACTGCAAACTTAAACAGTACTACAGAAATTTACCATATCAATTTTGAATTTTGACACGATTATGTTAtccttatattatatttaatataagttTAACCacttaatgaaattaatttttagttaaaataacaattacaatgTATAAATACATTGCGAAAAGAAACTtaacataaaatatgattCACATCAAGATGTAATAGCCTCAACAGTTCACCAGGGGAAAAACACAAACGAAACATACATTTAATAGTTAAACTAGTAACTACTTTACTACACTAGACAGCGAGAAAATCCTAAGACATGCGATATCATACAATGAATCATTATTCGTAGAAGTTGCAAAATTTTTGCAGTTCCTAAACAGTATTCTTCCTTGTTAAACACGAATTTCGTAACTTTGCACTGAATGTCTTGTGATTTTTACGCTTTTGTaacaattaattcaatatcatTCCTCCTGCTATGTTATTGATTCCATTATTTATAGCTGGAGAATATCTCAAAATAAAGCAGACCCATTGCCTACTTTCAACTTTTATGCTTAACTTACAATTTTAGATCTTGGAGCCGAAATCCATTAGTCTCTTAACCATATACATGATGAGaatctttgttttattaaattaagcTCGTATGTATCTCACATATATTATTGGAACTGTGTTTCCTCTCATACCAATatactatttcttctttttgatgGAATATTTCAACTCCAcagataaaaattgatttcataCAACAGTTAAAGGTTAAAATCAGTATTAACTATAAGTATTAATTACACGACCATTAGTATGTCTTATACAGTAATAAATTACCATCGTGCTATTTTACTTCACCATCGATGGTAGTCTTTCATTACTAGATGTTATGAGTTATAGCATTATTTAGTAAACGAGTATTAGTGGCATCTGCTGTTGTCAAGAAGAAGTTAAGTAAATTTTGTTGCACGTTACCTTAATAATTAATGCTGTATGAAACTCTGCTCTATAAGTTACTATAAAGCTGATTTAGTGGTGCCGTTTTTTCTTAAAACCTATAAATACATGATAATATAACTTCTATATTAAAAGATGTAcacttataattaataattaaatataaaaaaaatttttacttcttttagcttttccctttttctgagtttttcttgttttagtTGGTACAGATGAAGTCTCTCCAAAACTAGTAATTTCATCACCAAGAGTACCAAGAGTTGTTATCTGACGGCGTCtatgtttttcttgttttgtaaCAGGTAAACGTGTCATGTAGTTCTCTTCGTATTCGATCTTTCGTTTGTTCTCACGCCCCAAACTAGCTTGTTTTTCAATTAAACCTTGTGCATCCTCTATTGGTGCATCTAGGTATTCTTCTTTCAATTCCCTTAACACTGCACCTGAGACTGCACGTCTACGGGCTCTTTCACCAGCTTTACGCGTCTTTTCTGCTGCTGTTTCATCTCCAtctataaaaacaaagattttgtattataaaagaaatcaagaaaaaaaagtactaCATTATTAATGGCTACTATTACAAACCATAGTGAACAGCAGCAAGTTTTGGTGGCACATAGATATTTGATTTCCTGCTTTGAGATGATTTAAAACCATCTTCATCACCGTCTTGATCACTATCCGACTCTTCATCAAAACTATCAATTTTTGCAATTATTGCATCAGGATTTGCTTTAAAGTTAGTGGGATCATTACTGTTAGTGGTACCAGTTACTGCAGTCTTAACAAGTTTATCTATCTGATATTTTAGCTTGTGATCTATTGGTCGGATTTTTTCTAGGACTGTCCTGATTTCAATAAGGCGATCGATAGAGGGGTCACCTTCAATACGTTCACCTGAACATTTTCTTAAAACTACGTaagttaaattaataagataagaaagtaacatatgatatttcatttctaagaAACTAAGACCCTTATCCGTAGaaatttctccattttttacACGAACCAACATATTATCTACAAGTTGGTTTACTTGTAGGACATTAGCATTCATTTCCCCAAGCAGGCGAAAAGCCTGTGGGAGATCCCTTTGTTCCATTTCATCAATTGCCTACAAATACAATTTATAacattcaataattaaattaaaactgacatttaataaatattataaaaattataaaaaaaaaatatattgaaaacaatatttaaaataacccTTTGTtcataatgtttttatattactaaCAAAAAGACATTATAtgctgtaatatatatgtatatcttgtTATGAGAAACGTACTTTCATATCTCACATATGTTTGTTTacactttaataaatattttttcgccTTTAGAACACACCACGCGTTATGTTAAAGATaatcaaaattgaaaattttaatttcactgtatgtttatttcaatattcacTACATcccatttaaaaaatgaaaaccgCGCAAAATTTCATCCAGGAAATTATGATGTACACTATGTTCAAAGACAATGTAAcagaaatattaaagtaaacaCTTAGTTTTTAGAAAAATGTCTGCCTTGCGAATATATGGGAAAAAAGCGCAATAATCTGCTGCCATCTTTCCTATTTACTAATGGATGAcagcggaaaaaaaaaaaaacaataaagaattCCCAATAGAACTGACAGAAAAATGCATTCATTtaggaataagaaataaaaattcatcaatGTAATTTGTTCAAAAGTTTGCACTTACTTGTACCATTGTTctgcaataaaaattaaacgaataaatgcATATCTAAACAACGTAACTTGTAATTAAACGAGTCCCCACGTGGGAcgttattttacttttcctgggtatattttttctcttggaAAAGCCTGGTCAAAACACCAACTGTTGTGtaattaatcgtataaatattacttttcataAACATAAACTCTTATTGAACATAGAAATActattctaaaatataaatttatacaatacaattaacaaaatgttttatctacttaaataataaagtgTCTTCACGCTGAATCTACTTCCTTCATCTAAgggtattaaaaaaatgcGGGAATTTCAATCT from Vespa velutina chromosome 3, iVesVel2.1, whole genome shotgun sequence includes:
- the LOC124948152 gene encoding neuroguidin; translation: MVQAIDEMEQRDLPQAFRLLGEMNANVLQVNQLVDNMLVRVKNGEISTDKGLSFLEMKYHMLLSYLINLTYVVLRKCSGERIEGDPSIDRLIEIRTVLEKIRPIDHKLKYQIDKLVKTAVTGTTNSNDPTNFKANPDAIIAKIDSFDEESDSDQDGDEDGFKSSQSRKSNIYVPPKLAAVHYDGDETAAEKTRKAGERARRRAVSGAVLRELKEEYLDAPIEDAQGLIEKQASLGRENKRKIEYEENYMTRLPVTKQEKHRRRQITTLGTLGDEITSFGETSSVPTKTRKTQKKGKAKRSFKKKRHH